In Molothrus ater isolate BHLD 08-10-18 breed brown headed cowbird chromosome 19, BPBGC_Mater_1.1, whole genome shotgun sequence, a single genomic region encodes these proteins:
- the LOC118693856 gene encoding uncharacterized protein LOC118693856 — MARPQTHLVATYLLWATLTTSCSAWTLPQPKPNVWRTLAEALGQDHLCLNTAAAEDPMASCLVGIPLPPSQLPSPFNYIYSFRTTPKSPTAFWNAWRDHLRLQPTLEVNPPELHLLGSALAPVCLIFRYIPSPGNPLYFREAPGSQHPPSASLRYPRTLTLLNPSNASYLPNQWCKRIEKIPLATSPNDKAVTLPHGLFLICGNRAWAGIPSNPIGGPCALGRLSLFTPNLTHIIDWQNKSASLNSTFNSVRTKRDLKNLDEGCDSVIEHWDRTKATALTVLLPWVAIAKSLGELGRLECWVVKQANLTSAALTDLLYDEKVTRQATLQNRAAIDFLLLLHQHKCEEFEGLCCLNLSSRAEDARVSIERMQNHLENIKAQTTDWLGDMFRGWGFSNWVVAILKPIVYLCFSLILVLLAASILWKVLKNFINRALSSPEVLRLQAPPNSPEENSWEDPDEGDSMEPVDQELSYEDSEFEP; from the coding sequence ATGGCACGGCCCCAGACACACCTAGTTGCCACCTACCTCCTTTGGGCCACGCTCaccaccagctgctctgcatggacTCTCCCCCAGCCGAAACCTAATGTTTGGCGGACCCTCGCGGAAGCCCTGGGGCAAGATCACCTTTGCCTGAACACGGCGGCAGCAGAAGACCCGATGGCGTCTTGCCTCGTGGGGATCCcgctccccccttcccagcttccctcccctttcaatTATATTTACTCCTTCAGAACTACCCCGAAATCCCCCACTGCTTTTTGGAACGCCTGGAGAGACCACCTCCGCTTACAACCTACTCTTGAGGTGAACCCTCCAGAGCTCCATTTGCTCGGCTCTGCACTTGCCCCAGTTTGCCTCATTTTTCGATATATCCCCAGCCCCGGTAATCCTCTATATTTTAGAGAAGCCCCGGGTTCCCAACACCCCCCCTCTGCCTCACTCCGGTATCCACGCACTCTGACCCTGTTGAACCCCTCCAATGCCTCCTATCTCCCGAACCAATGGTGCAAACGCATTGAAAAAATCCCTCTAGCCACCTCCCCGAATGACAAAGCAGTGACCCTTCCCCATGGTTTGTTCTTAATTTGCGGAAACCGAGCTTGGGCGGGAATCCCATCTAATCCTATCGGGGGACCATGTGCATTAGGCCGGCTGTCCCTGTTTACACCCAACCTGACCCATATTATTGATTGGCAAAATAAAAGCGCAAGCCTCAACTCGACCTTCAATTCGGTACGTACCAAAAGAGATCTAAAGAATCTAGATGAAGGCTGCGACTCTGTGATTGAACATTGGGACCGTACAAAAGCGACTGCCCTCACAGTTTTACTCCCTTGGGTAGCGATCGCTAAGTCACTAGGCGAATTGGGCCGCCTAGAGTGTTGGGTTGTAAAACAGGCCAATCTTACGTCAGCCGCCCTAACGGACCTCCTTTATGATGAGAAAGTCACGAGGCAAGCCACACTCCAAAACAGAGCCGCCATcgatttcctcctcctgttacACCAGCACAAGTGCGAGGAGTTtgaaggtctctgctgcctcaacCTCTCATCCAGGGCTGAAGACGCGAGAGTCTCCATTGAGCGCATGCAAAATcatcttgaaaatattaaagcgCAAACTACCGACTGGCTGGGGGACATGTTCCGCGGGTGGGGGTTTTCAAACTGGGTAGTGGCCATCCTGAAGCCAATcgtttatttatgtttttcacttATACTTGTGTTGCTCGCTGCCTCAATACTATGGAAAGTactgaaaaactttattaaccgaGCCCTCTCCTCTCCGGAAGTCCTCCGACTCCAAGCACCCCCTAACtcaccagaagaaaactcttGGGAGGACCCTGACGAAGGAGACAGCATGGAGCCTGTAGACCAAGAACTGTCCTATGAGGACAGCGAATTCGAACCTTGA